The Micromonospora sp. Llam0 genome includes a window with the following:
- a CDS encoding PadR family transcriptional regulator — translation MSIRHGLLALLDRGPMHGYQLRAAFEEATGGAWPLNIGQVYTTLSRLERDGLVCALAGNAARQRPFVITDAGRDALTTWFSSPVSRVDQGRDELTVKIALALSTPRADVRGLVAAQRAATLDAVRELTRARARSADVDRVGRLVLDAMLFRAEAEIRWLDHCETSLLGPGPVRAG, via the coding sequence ATGTCGATCCGCCACGGGCTGCTCGCGCTGCTCGACCGGGGCCCGATGCACGGGTACCAGCTCCGGGCGGCCTTCGAGGAGGCCACCGGTGGGGCGTGGCCGCTCAACATCGGACAGGTGTACACCACGCTCAGCAGGCTGGAACGCGACGGGCTGGTGTGCGCGCTGGCGGGCAACGCGGCCAGGCAGCGGCCGTTCGTCATCACCGACGCCGGCCGGGACGCGCTGACCACCTGGTTCAGCAGCCCGGTCAGCCGCGTCGACCAGGGCCGCGACGAACTGACGGTGAAGATCGCCCTCGCGCTGAGCACGCCCCGGGCAGACGTACGCGGGCTGGTCGCGGCGCAACGGGCGGCAACCCTGGACGCGGTACGGGAGCTGACCCGTGCCCGAGCGAGGTCGGCCGACGTCGACCGCGTCGGCCGGCTGGTGCTCGACGCGATGCTGTTCCGGGCGGAGGCGGAGATCCGCTGGCTCGACCACTGTGAGACCAGTCTGCTGGGCCCCGGTCCGGTCAGGGCAGGGTGA
- the rimP gene encoding ribosome maturation factor RimP has translation MTQRDRAGGRSPGSRARRAATTRPRADGTQRPQVPAAARRDRLRAIVEPVVRAAGFDLEDVSVSRVGRRHLVRVIVDADGGVGLDSVAEVSRAVSAALDEAESVAGVELIAGEYQLEVSSPGVDRPLRLPRHWRRNAGRLVRVTVAQRQLTGRIITADDESVQLDVDGGVQRWPYDDLGPGRVQVEFNRLDEVVDDDPADVDDPSDDDEVEDEER, from the coding sequence ATGACACAGCGTGACCGTGCCGGTGGCAGGTCACCCGGTTCCCGCGCCCGTCGGGCCGCCACCACCCGGCCCCGTGCGGACGGCACGCAACGGCCCCAGGTCCCGGCTGCGGCCCGGCGTGACCGGTTGCGCGCGATCGTCGAGCCGGTGGTCCGGGCCGCCGGCTTCGATCTGGAGGACGTCTCGGTCTCCCGGGTGGGTCGTCGACACCTGGTCCGGGTGATCGTCGATGCCGACGGCGGTGTCGGGCTCGACTCGGTGGCCGAGGTGTCCCGTGCGGTCTCGGCGGCCCTGGACGAGGCCGAGTCGGTCGCCGGCGTGGAGCTGATCGCCGGCGAGTACCAGCTCGAGGTCAGCTCGCCCGGAGTGGACCGCCCCCTGCGGTTGCCCCGGCACTGGCGCCGCAACGCCGGCCGGCTGGTGCGGGTGACCGTGGCCCAGCGCCAGTTGACCGGTCGGATCATCACCGCCGACGACGAATCGGTGCAGCTGGACGTCGACGGCGGCGTCCAGCGGTGGCCCTACGACGACCTCGGCCCCGGGCGGGTCCAGGTGGAGTTCAACCGCCTCGACGAGGTCGTCGACGACGACCCGGCGGATGTCGACGACCCGTCCGACGACGACGAAGTGGAGGACGAGGAGAGGTGA
- a CDS encoding STAS domain-containing protein, whose protein sequence is MDQQGPEQLFSATSDLDGDRLTVTVTGEVDMATAEHMYRAAIHEDAGKVTLDLRAVSFFDSAAIHALLQLTDHYPQALTVLPSRQVRRVLDISGLGGQPWLAAG, encoded by the coding sequence GTGGATCAGCAGGGTCCGGAGCAGCTCTTCTCCGCCACCAGTGACCTGGACGGTGACCGCCTGACGGTCACCGTCACCGGCGAGGTGGACATGGCCACCGCAGAGCACATGTACCGGGCCGCGATCCACGAGGACGCCGGCAAGGTGACCCTCGATCTGCGTGCGGTCTCGTTCTTCGATTCGGCGGCCATCCACGCGCTGCTCCAGCTCACCGACCACTACCCGCAGGCGCTGACGGTGCTGCCGTCCCGGCAGGTCCGCCGGGTCCTGGACATCTCCGGCCTCGGCGGACAGCCGTGGCTGGCCGCCGGCTGA
- a CDS encoding DUF309 domain-containing protein, with the protein MARLSPGDHRPERDRDPAGRPRNARPRDELGRPLPPGASGVPTMPDDLVLTPHDALDEAQRLLDAGRPFHAHEVLESAWKAAPTVEREFWRGLAQLAVGLTHARRGNPAGAARLLARAADRIAPYAGQRPYGVPVPDLVRFGRDTADRLAHDAAVDLTVRLRADPGHATTAR; encoded by the coding sequence ATGGCCCGTCTGTCGCCAGGTGACCACCGTCCGGAGCGGGACCGTGACCCCGCAGGTCGGCCACGCAACGCCCGGCCGCGCGACGAGCTGGGTCGGCCGTTGCCGCCGGGCGCGTCGGGCGTACCGACCATGCCCGACGACCTGGTGCTCACCCCGCACGACGCGCTCGACGAGGCGCAGCGGCTGCTCGACGCCGGCCGGCCGTTCCACGCCCACGAGGTGCTGGAGTCGGCTTGGAAGGCGGCACCGACGGTGGAGCGTGAGTTCTGGCGCGGGCTGGCGCAGCTGGCGGTCGGGCTCACCCACGCGCGGCGGGGCAACCCGGCCGGCGCGGCGCGGCTGCTGGCCAGGGCAGCGGACCGGATCGCGCCATACGCCGGGCAGCGGCCGTACGGTGTACCCGTGCCGGATCTGGTGCGGTTCGGCCGGGACACGGCCGACCGGCTCGCCCACGACGCAGCCGTCGACCTCACTGTCCGGCTACGGGCCGATCCGGGCCACGCGACAACCGCTCGGTGA
- the nusA gene encoding transcription termination factor NusA produces MNIDLAALRALEREREIPFDTILAAIEAALLTAYRHTEGAQTHARVEIDRRSGMALVYAQDLDAEGAVLREWDDTPHDFGRIAAMTAKQVILQRLREATDEVHFGEYAGRDGDLVTGVIQAHEARKEKGIVTVDLGKLEAVLPAAEQVPGESYPHGQRIRCVVVHVAKGFRGPQITLSRSHPNLVKRLFALEVPEIADGTVEIAAIAREAGHRTKIAVRSTASGVNAKGACIGPMGQRVRAVMSELHGEKIDIIDWSDDAAAFVGNALSPAKALRVEVVDAAIRTARVTVPDFQLSLAIGREGQNARLAARLTGWRIDIRPDTEAGSAGRDPAPEPGGAVSGASG; encoded by the coding sequence GTGAACATCGACCTCGCGGCGCTGCGCGCACTGGAGCGCGAGCGGGAGATCCCGTTCGACACGATTCTCGCGGCGATCGAGGCCGCGCTGCTGACCGCGTACCGGCACACCGAGGGTGCGCAGACCCATGCCCGGGTCGAGATCGACCGGCGCAGCGGGATGGCGCTGGTCTACGCCCAGGATCTCGACGCCGAGGGCGCGGTGCTGCGCGAGTGGGACGACACGCCGCATGACTTCGGGCGGATCGCCGCGATGACCGCCAAACAGGTGATTCTGCAGCGGTTGCGGGAAGCGACCGACGAAGTTCACTTCGGGGAGTACGCCGGGCGCGACGGTGATCTCGTCACCGGGGTGATCCAGGCGCACGAGGCGCGTAAAGAGAAGGGGATCGTCACCGTCGACCTGGGCAAGTTGGAGGCGGTGCTGCCCGCCGCCGAGCAGGTGCCGGGCGAGAGCTACCCGCACGGCCAGCGGATCCGGTGCGTGGTGGTGCATGTGGCCAAAGGGTTCCGGGGGCCGCAGATCACCCTGTCCCGGTCCCACCCCAACCTGGTCAAGCGGCTGTTCGCGCTGGAGGTCCCGGAGATCGCCGACGGCACCGTGGAGATCGCGGCGATCGCCCGGGAAGCCGGCCATCGGACCAAGATCGCGGTACGGTCGACCGCTTCCGGGGTCAACGCCAAGGGCGCCTGCATCGGTCCGATGGGCCAGCGGGTGCGGGCGGTGATGAGCGAACTGCACGGCGAGAAGATCGACATCATCGACTGGTCCGACGACGCTGCCGCCTTCGTGGGCAACGCGCTGTCGCCGGCGAAGGCGTTGCGGGTCGAGGTGGTCGACGCAGCCATCCGTACCGCCCGGGTGACGGTGCCGGACTTCCAGCTCTCGCTGGCCATCGGCAGGGAAGGGCAGAATGCCCGGCTTGCTGCCCGATTGACCGGCTGGCGGATCGACATCCGGCCGGACACCGAGGCCGGTTCCGCCGGTCGGGACCCGGCCCCCGAACCGGGCGGCGCAGTCTCTGGCGCGTCGGGGTAG
- a CDS encoding ferritin-like domain-containing protein, with product MADGWEQALAAEYAAIFAYGVLGVQLDGDAAGRARDAEAAHRDRRDQLILRIGAAAPPVDPAYQLPFPVTDATSALRLAAEVEERAAAVWRAVLPVTSGADREAALTVLIEYAVRATRWRQAAGVTPAVPTWPGRPG from the coding sequence GTGGCTGACGGGTGGGAGCAGGCACTCGCCGCCGAGTACGCGGCGATCTTCGCCTACGGCGTACTCGGAGTCCAGCTCGACGGCGACGCCGCTGGCCGGGCCCGGGACGCCGAGGCCGCCCACCGGGACCGGCGCGACCAGCTGATCCTGCGGATCGGCGCCGCCGCACCGCCGGTCGACCCGGCCTATCAGCTGCCGTTCCCGGTCACCGACGCGACCAGCGCCCTGCGGTTGGCCGCCGAGGTGGAGGAGCGGGCCGCCGCCGTCTGGCGGGCGGTGCTGCCGGTCACCTCCGGCGCGGACCGCGAGGCGGCGCTCACCGTCCTGATCGAGTACGCGGTCCGCGCGACCCGCTGGCGACAGGCGGCCGGCGTCACCCCGGCCGTACCGACCTGGCCGGGCCGGCCCGGCTGA
- the map gene encoding type I methionyl aminopeptidase gives MTSVRAPLTPGKISPWRPVPAHIVRPEYVGRKQPAPWRGSHVQSPETIERMRVAGRLAAQAVQLAGEHCKPGVTTDEIDAVVHDFLCDNGAYPSTLGYKGFPKSCCTSLNEVVCHGIPDSTVLADGDIVNVDVTAYIGGVHGDTDATFCVGEVSQEAQLLVERTHEAMMRGIRAVAPGRQINVIGRVIESYARRFGYGVVRDFTGHGIGEAFHSGLYVPHYDSPRPTDVMEPGMTFTVEPMITLGTHEYDMWRDGWTVVTKDRRWTAQFEHTIVVTEDGFEILTLP, from the coding sequence ATGACCTCCGTCCGCGCTCCGCTGACCCCTGGAAAGATCTCGCCGTGGCGGCCGGTGCCGGCGCACATCGTCCGGCCGGAGTACGTCGGTCGCAAGCAGCCCGCGCCCTGGCGCGGCTCGCACGTCCAATCTCCGGAGACGATCGAGCGGATGCGGGTGGCGGGTCGGCTCGCCGCCCAGGCCGTGCAGCTCGCCGGTGAGCACTGCAAACCGGGGGTGACCACCGACGAGATCGACGCGGTGGTGCACGACTTCCTCTGTGACAACGGCGCCTACCCGTCGACCCTGGGCTACAAGGGGTTCCCCAAGTCCTGCTGCACCAGCCTCAACGAGGTCGTCTGCCACGGCATCCCCGACTCCACGGTGCTGGCCGACGGCGACATCGTCAACGTCGACGTGACCGCCTACATCGGTGGGGTGCACGGCGACACCGACGCGACCTTCTGCGTCGGCGAGGTCTCGCAGGAGGCCCAACTGCTGGTCGAGCGGACCCACGAGGCGATGATGCGGGGCATCCGGGCGGTGGCTCCGGGGCGGCAGATCAACGTGATCGGCCGGGTGATCGAGTCCTACGCCCGTCGGTTCGGCTACGGCGTGGTACGCGACTTCACCGGCCACGGCATCGGTGAGGCGTTCCACAGCGGGCTGTACGTTCCGCACTACGACAGTCCACGACCCACGGACGTGATGGAACCGGGGATGACGTTCACCGTCGAGCCGATGATCACGCTTGGCACGCACGAGTACGACATGTGGCGGGACGGTTGGACGGTGGTCACCAAGGACCGCCGGTGGACCGCCCAGTTCGAGCACACGATCGTGGTCACCGAGGACGGCTTCGAGATCCTCACCCTGCCCTGA
- a CDS encoding SpoIIE family protein phosphatase — translation MTEGDRSVGAPPVPAPRPAVPALLAAALDRAGETNRLIRERDWSRSPLGALDSWPASLCQAVGMMLSSQAQIVLYWGPQLRAFYNDTYLPTIGAKHPAALGKPAAEHWSELWDVLEPLFARVVESGTAYRGTDHPFLLERHGFLEQTYFDVSYDPLWVEDGSVGGVFCIVSETTGRVLGERRMRTLTGLGSRLSDLQSQADLRRGVLEVLDTCRGDIPFALLYLGSDADSARLAGCTGVAAQTVTAPPHPSPGDAPSALLDALHSGTTRTARAADFVAVPPDTAAPEVLVLPICAATDPVGALVLGRSRHLPFTSDYRDFFDLLTTQISSAVTTQRAYLHERARAAELAVIDQAKTDFFANVSHEFRTPLTLLLGPIEDQLADVDLPVAHRERAEMMHRNALRLLKLVNTVLDFSRLESGRARAALQPVDLADLTNRLASTFRSAAQRAGLDLVVQCPPLPGTVQVDPGLWEKVVLNLLSNAVKFTFDGTITVRLRALGTSVELTVADTGVGIPAADLPHLFERFHRVAGTRARSHEGTGIGLALVRELVQLHGGTVAVCSEPGQGSAFTVEIPVGVGPTPPAGQVADRTPGEDSDRRAGRDSAGDTRQLYLAETQRWSVGPAREVTEQPRVDQPVGRVLVADDNADLRDHVTRLLAPYWQVVAAADGAAALALATRTPFDVILTDVMMPELDGFGLVTALRADRRTRHVPIVVLSARAGPDAAVQGLSAGADDYLVKPFAAQELVARVRANVELGQLRGRIIHQLRALADAAVAVNTAQTTNEVLRVAVEHVQRLVRASKVVATAPGARHEADGGGQPSADPETATPFIGADGQRLGELSVWPFDGAGADPDTDEAAVAEFARMVGLRLGNARLYEAEHRIASTLQHSLLPQALPRVPGALVASRYLPGNAEAEVGGDWYDMVEVGGGRLVLVIGDVVGKGVNAAANMGQLRNALRAYLLEGFSPGDALTRLNRLVTTMGRRSLATVVCLWFEPSSGVLRYASAGHPPPVVADGATAELLHDRALGPPIGAIRDSRYGTVTDRLDVGSRLICYTDGLIEDRTVGIDAGLDQVRADARAGGDHVEELADRLLRRVASRPRRDDVAVLVLEATELDRLRMRLPAQARALALLRRRLADFFAAHRIGDTDQFDLTVAISEAAANAIEHPVTPAQSDIWLEVGIDGDDLVASVRDSGGWREASATGFRGRGLALIAALAELRIDRDGQGSEVTLRRRLAPRPKLA, via the coding sequence ATGACAGAGGGCGATCGGTCGGTGGGCGCCCCACCGGTGCCGGCTCCTCGACCGGCCGTCCCCGCCTTGCTCGCCGCCGCCCTCGACCGGGCCGGCGAGACCAACCGGCTGATCCGGGAGCGCGACTGGAGCCGCAGCCCACTCGGCGCGCTGGACAGTTGGCCGGCCAGTCTGTGCCAGGCGGTCGGCATGATGCTCTCGTCGCAGGCCCAGATCGTGCTCTACTGGGGGCCGCAGCTGCGCGCCTTCTACAACGACACCTACCTGCCCACCATCGGCGCGAAGCATCCGGCCGCCCTGGGCAAGCCCGCCGCCGAGCACTGGTCGGAGCTGTGGGACGTGCTGGAGCCGCTGTTCGCCAGGGTGGTCGAGAGCGGGACCGCCTACCGTGGCACCGACCATCCGTTCCTGCTCGAACGGCACGGCTTCCTCGAGCAGACCTACTTCGACGTCTCCTACGACCCGCTGTGGGTCGAGGACGGCAGCGTCGGGGGTGTCTTCTGCATCGTCAGCGAGACCACCGGGCGGGTGCTCGGCGAGCGTCGGATGCGTACCCTGACCGGGCTGGGTAGCCGGTTGTCCGACCTGCAGAGCCAGGCCGACCTACGCCGTGGTGTGCTGGAGGTGCTCGACACCTGCCGCGGCGACATCCCGTTCGCCCTGCTCTACCTCGGATCGGACGCGGACTCCGCACGGCTGGCCGGCTGCACCGGCGTCGCGGCGCAGACCGTCACCGCGCCGCCGCATCCGAGCCCGGGCGATGCCCCGTCCGCGCTGCTGGACGCCTTGCACAGCGGTACCACGCGGACCGCCCGGGCGGCGGACTTCGTCGCCGTACCACCGGACACCGCGGCGCCGGAGGTGCTCGTCCTGCCGATCTGTGCGGCGACCGACCCGGTCGGTGCCCTCGTCCTCGGCCGCAGCCGGCACCTGCCGTTCACCAGTGACTACCGCGACTTCTTCGATCTGCTCACCACCCAGATCTCCAGCGCGGTGACCACCCAGCGGGCCTATCTGCACGAGCGGGCCCGGGCCGCCGAACTCGCCGTGATCGACCAGGCCAAGACCGACTTCTTCGCCAACGTCAGTCACGAGTTCCGGACTCCGCTGACGTTGCTGCTCGGCCCGATCGAGGACCAGCTCGCCGACGTGGACCTGCCGGTGGCACATCGCGAGCGGGCCGAGATGATGCACCGCAACGCCCTGCGCCTGCTCAAGCTGGTCAACACCGTGCTGGACTTCTCCCGGCTGGAATCCGGCCGGGCGCGGGCGGCGCTGCAGCCGGTCGACCTGGCCGACTTGACGAACCGGTTGGCCAGCACGTTCCGGTCGGCCGCCCAGCGGGCCGGGCTGGACCTGGTCGTGCAGTGCCCACCGCTGCCCGGGACCGTGCAGGTGGACCCGGGCCTGTGGGAGAAGGTCGTCCTGAACCTGCTGTCCAACGCGGTGAAGTTCACCTTCGACGGCACCATCACCGTGCGGTTGCGGGCGCTCGGCACGTCGGTCGAGCTCACCGTCGCCGACACCGGGGTCGGTATTCCCGCCGCCGACCTGCCGCACCTGTTCGAGCGGTTTCACCGGGTGGCCGGCACCCGGGCCCGCAGCCACGAAGGCACCGGGATCGGGCTGGCGCTGGTCCGTGAGCTCGTCCAACTGCACGGCGGGACCGTCGCGGTCTGCAGCGAACCCGGTCAGGGCAGTGCCTTCACCGTCGAGATTCCGGTCGGCGTCGGGCCGACCCCGCCGGCCGGCCAGGTCGCCGACCGGACGCCCGGCGAGGACTCCGACCGGAGGGCCGGGCGCGACTCGGCCGGCGACACCAGACAGCTGTACCTGGCCGAGACGCAGCGGTGGAGCGTCGGGCCGGCGCGGGAGGTGACCGAGCAGCCACGGGTCGATCAGCCCGTCGGGCGGGTCCTGGTGGCCGACGACAACGCCGACCTGCGGGACCACGTGACCCGGTTGCTGGCACCGTACTGGCAGGTGGTCGCCGCGGCCGACGGCGCCGCGGCGCTGGCCCTCGCCACCCGTACCCCCTTCGATGTGATCCTGACCGACGTGATGATGCCGGAACTGGATGGCTTCGGCCTGGTCACGGCGTTGCGTGCGGACCGGCGGACCCGGCATGTGCCGATCGTCGTGCTCTCCGCCCGGGCCGGGCCCGACGCCGCCGTGCAAGGGCTGTCCGCCGGCGCCGACGACTACCTGGTGAAGCCGTTCGCCGCGCAGGAACTCGTCGCCAGGGTGCGGGCCAACGTCGAGCTGGGTCAGCTGCGGGGCCGGATCATCCACCAACTGCGGGCCCTCGCCGACGCCGCCGTCGCGGTCAACACCGCGCAGACCACCAACGAGGTGCTGCGGGTCGCGGTCGAACACGTGCAGCGGTTGGTGCGGGCGTCGAAGGTGGTCGCCACCGCCCCGGGCGCCCGCCACGAGGCGGACGGCGGCGGCCAGCCCTCCGCCGACCCGGAAACGGCCACCCCGTTCATCGGCGCCGACGGGCAACGGCTCGGCGAGTTGTCGGTCTGGCCGTTCGACGGTGCCGGCGCCGACCCGGACACCGATGAGGCGGCGGTGGCGGAGTTCGCCCGGATGGTCGGGCTGCGGCTGGGCAACGCCCGGCTGTACGAGGCGGAACACCGCATCGCCAGCACCCTGCAGCACAGCCTGCTGCCCCAGGCGCTGCCCCGGGTGCCCGGCGCGCTGGTCGCCAGCCGCTACCTGCCCGGCAACGCCGAGGCGGAGGTCGGCGGCGACTGGTACGACATGGTGGAGGTCGGTGGTGGCCGGCTGGTTCTGGTGATCGGGGACGTGGTCGGCAAGGGTGTGAACGCGGCGGCCAACATGGGTCAGCTGCGCAACGCGCTGCGGGCCTACCTGCTGGAGGGTTTCTCGCCCGGTGACGCCCTCACCCGGCTGAACCGGCTGGTCACGACGATGGGCCGGCGTTCGCTCGCCACCGTGGTCTGCCTGTGGTTCGAACCGTCGAGCGGTGTGCTGCGCTACGCCAGCGCCGGCCATCCGCCACCGGTGGTGGCCGACGGCGCAACGGCCGAGCTGCTGCACGACCGGGCGCTCGGCCCACCGATCGGGGCGATCCGGGACAGCCGCTACGGCACAGTGACCGACCGGCTCGACGTCGGCAGCCGACTGATCTGCTACACGGACGGGCTGATCGAGGACCGCACCGTGGGCATCGACGCCGGGCTGGACCAGGTCCGGGCCGACGCCCGAGCCGGCGGCGACCACGTCGAGGAGCTCGCCGACCGGCTGCTGCGCCGGGTGGCCAGCCGGCCCCGTCGCGACGACGTCGCGGTGCTGGTGCTGGAGGCGACCGAGCTGGACCGCCTCAGGATGCGGCTGCCGGCGCAGGCGCGGGCACTGGCGCTGCTGCGTCGACGGCTGGCGGACTTCTTTGCCGCGCACCGGATCGGCGACACCGACCAGTTCGATCTGACGGTGGCGATCTCCGAGGCGGCGGCCAACGCGATCGAGCACCCGGTCACCCCCGCCCAGTCGGACATCTGGCTGGAGGTCGGTATCGACGGGGACGACCTGGTCGCCAGCGTGCGGGACAGCGGCGGTTGGCGGGAGGCCTCCGCCACCGGGTTCCGCGGTCGGGGACTGGCGTTGATCGCAGCCCTGGCCGAGCTGCGGATCGACCGGGACGGGCAGGGCAGCGAGGTCACGCTGCGCCGTCGACTGGCTCCCCGACCGAAGCTGGCCTGA
- a CDS encoding pyridoxamine 5'-phosphate oxidase family protein, translated as MGGTGRLHAAIDGRLRDFIEAQPMFFVATAPSDGRGHVNVSPKGMRGAFAVFGEHQVGYLDYHGSGAETVAHVRDNGRITVMFCAFDGPPLVVRLHGVGAVVSVDVHRISDSCGYGVPLMDYRGDRDLLVRANSRRTAEDLAEYRATRNATSIDDLPAFS; from the coding sequence ATTGGTGGCACGGGCAGACTGCACGCCGCCATCGACGGTCGGCTGCGTGACTTCATCGAAGCTCAGCCGATGTTCTTTGTGGCCACCGCGCCCTCCGACGGGCGGGGACACGTCAACGTGTCGCCGAAGGGGATGCGGGGCGCGTTCGCGGTGTTCGGTGAACATCAGGTCGGGTACCTCGACTACCACGGCAGCGGTGCCGAAACTGTGGCACACGTGCGGGACAACGGGCGGATCACGGTGATGTTCTGTGCCTTCGACGGTCCGCCGTTGGTCGTCCGGCTGCACGGCGTCGGCGCGGTGGTGTCCGTCGACGTCCATCGGATCAGTGACTCCTGCGGGTACGGCGTCCCGCTGATGGACTACCGCGGGGATCGCGACCTGCTGGTCCGGGCGAACTCCCGGCGGACCGCCGAGGACCTCGCCGAGTACCGGGCGACCCGCAACGCGACCAGCATCGACGATCTGCCCGCCTTCTCCTGA
- a CDS encoding bifunctional diguanylate cyclase/phosphodiesterase: MATSETGDGGADPEGARRFAQDWTTAAGGLGYLPLSCAETADILHGHTLRLAAAVLAGTFDGQAGRDVGRWLVEGHLTEPAVLGWTVQALGEDFLPQVLPQLATSVPARERISHLQGALAEGYARALRNRTFAQQSSIRQAAWSARDAAEQALRDSEIRFRAVFTGAAIGIGLADLDGRIIDVNQAFADMLGYTIAELREINVGQLFHPDDAPGMYQFYLELIEGKHDRARVEKRYYRKDGAPIWTDLAVSLIRHDDGRPRFTVAMVEDITDRYELQERLRFQAEHDPLTGLPNRVLFFDRLARALADPDRQVGVCFLDLDGFKSINDGLGHDVGDQLLAVVARRLADSAADSGHLVARMGGDEFVILVTHCTGTPQLVGVAQAALAALAAPIQVDGHQLTVSASIGVVASPTAGTTPTEVMKAADTTLYWAKADGRGRWAVFDPVRGARDVTRSALAAALPAALDRGEFIVEYQPITRLSDRTVSAVEALIRWQHPTLGRLGPDRFVALAEETGLIVRLGRWVLEQACRQACRWRAEHPRAPIVVSVNISARQVSDPQLVGEVAGVLTRTGLPPELLQLELTESAVMATGGEPLPALRGLAGLGVRLAIDDFGTGYSNLAYLRRMPIHVLKLAGPFVEGMRVAGPEGDRDERIVDALVRLAHALNLTVTAEAVETGEQADRLVALGCDQAQGWHFGRPVPAGEITERLSRGPDRPVAGQ, encoded by the coding sequence TTCGACGGCCAGGCCGGCCGGGACGTCGGGCGCTGGCTGGTGGAGGGCCACCTGACCGAGCCGGCCGTGCTGGGCTGGACCGTCCAGGCCCTCGGCGAGGACTTCCTGCCGCAGGTGTTGCCGCAGCTGGCGACATCGGTACCGGCCCGGGAACGGATCAGCCACCTGCAGGGCGCACTCGCCGAGGGGTACGCCCGGGCGCTGCGCAACCGGACCTTCGCGCAGCAGTCCAGCATCCGGCAGGCGGCCTGGTCCGCCCGGGACGCGGCCGAGCAGGCACTGCGCGACAGCGAGATCCGGTTCCGGGCGGTATTCACCGGCGCGGCGATCGGCATCGGGCTGGCCGACCTCGACGGGCGGATCATCGACGTCAACCAGGCGTTCGCCGACATGCTCGGCTACACCATCGCGGAACTGCGGGAAATCAACGTCGGGCAGCTGTTCCACCCGGACGACGCGCCCGGCATGTACCAGTTCTACCTTGAACTCATCGAAGGCAAGCACGACCGGGCCCGAGTGGAGAAGCGCTACTACCGCAAGGACGGCGCACCGATCTGGACGGACCTCGCGGTGTCGCTGATCCGGCACGACGACGGCCGACCCCGGTTCACCGTCGCGATGGTCGAGGACATCACCGACCGGTACGAGCTGCAGGAACGGCTGCGTTTCCAGGCCGAGCACGACCCGCTGACCGGGCTGCCCAACCGGGTGCTCTTCTTCGACCGGCTCGCCCGGGCGCTGGCCGACCCGGACAGACAGGTCGGCGTCTGCTTCCTGGATCTCGACGGGTTCAAGTCGATCAACGACGGGCTCGGTCACGACGTCGGCGACCAACTGCTCGCCGTGGTGGCGCGGCGGCTCGCCGACAGCGCCGCCGACTCCGGGCACCTGGTCGCCCGGATGGGCGGTGACGAGTTCGTGATCCTGGTGACCCACTGCACCGGCACGCCGCAACTGGTCGGTGTCGCCCAGGCCGCGCTGGCGGCGCTGGCCGCTCCGATCCAGGTCGACGGGCACCAGTTGACCGTGTCGGCGAGCATCGGGGTCGTCGCCTCGCCCACGGCCGGCACCACCCCCACCGAGGTGATGAAAGCCGCCGACACCACGCTGTACTGGGCCAAGGCCGACGGGCGAGGCCGGTGGGCCGTCTTCGACCCGGTACGCGGCGCTCGCGACGTCACCCGCTCGGCGCTCGCCGCCGCGCTGCCGGCCGCGCTGGACCGTGGCGAGTTCATCGTCGAGTATCAGCCGATCACCCGGCTGTCCGACCGGACGGTGTCCGCCGTCGAGGCGCTGATCCGCTGGCAGCATCCGACGCTCGGTCGGCTCGGGCCGGACCGGTTCGTCGCCCTCGCCGAGGAGACCGGGCTGATCGTCCGACTCGGCCGATGGGTGCTGGAACAGGCGTGCCGGCAGGCGTGCCGGTGGCGGGCCGAGCACCCGCGGGCTCCGATCGTGGTCAGCGTCAACATCTCCGCCCGTCAGGTCAGCGACCCGCAGCTCGTCGGGGAGGTGGCCGGGGTGCTCACCCGGACCGGTCTGCCACCGGAGCTACTGCAGCTGGAGTTGACCGAGAGCGCGGTGATGGCCACCGGCGGTGAGCCGCTGCCGGCGTTGCGCGGGCTGGCCGGGCTTGGTGTCCGGTTGGCCATCGACGACTTCGGCACCGGCTACTCCAACCTCGCCTACCTGCGGCGGATGCCGATCCACGTGCTCAAACTCGCCGGTCCCTTCGTGGAAGGGATGCGGGTCGCCGGTCCCGAGGGCGACCGCGACGAGCGGATCGTCGACGCGCTGGTCCGGCTGGCCCACGCGCTCAACCTGACGGTCACCGCCGAGGCGGTGGAGACCGGGGAACAGGCGGACCGGCTGGTGGCACTCGGCTGCGACCAGGCCCAGGGCTGGCATTTCGGTCGTCCGGTGCCGGCCGGGGAGATCACCGAGCGGTTGTCGCGTGGCCCGGATCGGCCCGTAGCCGGACAGTGA